From the uncultured Methanomethylovorans sp. genome, the window TGCGTTCTACAGTGCTGATGCATCGAATACTGCTGTAAGACCGAAGTTAACCATAACAAGTTAACCTATGAGCGAATGTATATTCGCTCTACTTCCTTTTTTTATTATTTTTCTTTTGATTCTATAAGAATAGAAATGTATGAGTAAATGAATAGTGAACCGGTCATAGGGTACATTTATACTTCAGTAGCAATATATAATTGTTTATACAAGGAGATAAATCATGAAAACTGGAGCAAGCATAGAAGCAAAAGAATATTCTGTGAGTAAAGTATTTAGTAGCGATTATTCATTTGTTATCCCCAATTATCAACGCCCATACTCATGGAAAATTGATCATGTAGAAGCTCTCCTTGACGATATATCATACTTTGCTTTTCAAGATGATCAAGTTGAGGAGTTAAAACCATATTTTCTTGGAAGCATAGTTTTGATTAAAAAAACTGAGAGATCTAATTACGAAGTTATTGATGGACAACAACGACTGACGACTCTTACTATCCTCTTATCAGTGATCAGAGAAGTATTGCATGATAGTGAAGCACAGAAGGTATTAACTGGGCTTATTTATGACAAAGAGAGCTTTATAACAGGCACTAAGGCGAATTATAGACTTCAGTTAAGGAGAAAGGATCAGGATTTTTTTAACCAATATATCCAAAGAGAAAATGGTATAAAAGAAATACCACAAGAAGTTATTCTAAGTAATAGTCAAACAAACATCAGAGAGAATACAGCTTATTTGTTAAAGAGACTACAAGACGAATATACAGAACAAAAAATTGAACAACTTGCTGCATACATAGTTCAAAAATGCTATTTTGTTGTAGTTTCTACACCAGATGAAGAGTCAGCCTTTAGAATATTCTCTGTTCTGAATGATCGCGGAATGCAACTTTCAAATGCCGACATCCTGAAAGCTGAAATAATTGGAGAAATACAGGGAGCAAAAGAACAGGATGTATACTCTCAGAAATGGGAAGATCAAGAAGAAGTGATTGGACGTGAAGACTTTAATAATCTATTTGCCTACATCAGAATGATACATCTAAAAACAAAACCAAAAGAAACGATTCTCAAAGAAATCCGTGATTATGTTAAACCTAAAGACAAACCCAAAGATTTCATTGACAATGAGCTAATTCCATATATCCAAGCATTCCAAGACATAAAGAGCTCATCTTTTGAATCCTCTACACATGCTGAAACTGTAAATCAGTATTTAAGATGGCTGAATCAGTTAGATAATAATGACTGGGTTCCTCCTGCTTTAAGTTATATTGCAAAGTGGAGGAAGAAGGACACAAAAAAAATTGTTGATTTCTTAATACTACTTGAAAGATTGGCTTTTGGAATACAGGTTATGAGATTTGATATCAATCGTCGAATTGAAAAATATGGAAAGATCCTCGATGCAATTGAAAAAGAAGATGAGAATCCCGAGATATTAAAGATTAGTCTTTCCTTAACACCTGAAGAAAAAATAAAAATAATCAATGGATTAGATGGCGAAGTTTACAATACTCAATTTTGTAAATATCTCCTATTGCGAATAGATGAAAACCTCTCAGATGGCAGTGCTCATTACAATTATCCCATTCTATCCATTGAACATGTATTACCACAAAATCCAAAGCTAGATAGTGAGTGGATGAGACTTTTCCCTTCAGAAGAAGAGCGCAAATCTTTAACAAATCGTTTAGGCAATTTGGTATTGCTTTCCCGTCGAAAAAATTCAATGGCACAAAATTATGACTTTGAGAAGAAGAAAACAAGTTATTTTACAAGCGGGGGAGTGGCTCCACTTCCTTTGACAACGACAGTCATTCGTACAGAGAAATGGACCCCCGACGAAATAATTTCGAGACAAAAGACCTATATTGATATCTGTATTAAAATTTGGAATTTGAGTACCTGACATACTCCCACCGCAAAAGCTGGTGGGGTTCTATAGTTAGTTGCGTTCCAACCAGAGCTATTTTAGGGGTATCAGTACTCCCTTCCACTAAATCTCTTTCTTTAGTGGATTGAGATATGTATGGACTCTTTGCAATATTGAACGCTGCATTGATATCCGCATTCTCAACGTGTCCACATGTAGGACACTCAAAACTCTTTCCTTCTCTGTTTCCTATACATCCACACTTGCTACAAGTCTGACTTGTATAAGCCGGATCGATATAGACAACATCCACACCATGCAGCTTAGCCTTGTATTCTATGAACATTTGAAGTTGATAGAACGACCAACTGTTCAAGGAGTATCTGAAAGATTTGGAGTGTTTATTGTTTCTTCTAATACCAGTCAAATCTTCGAGCTTGATTCCACTATTTTCAGCAATAGCGGTTTTTACTATCTTGTTGCTGATTTTATGATTCAAGTCTCTAACTATCCTACTTTCTCTATCTTTGATTTGTTTTACTTTTTTGTACTTTCCTTTCTTCTGCAAATCCTTTCTGATATGCTTGTACTTATTATGTACATGCAATCCCATCTTTCCTAATTTTAACACCTTCCCTGTGGCTGGATTTGCTACTGCTGCAATATGACCTGTTGTATTTCGATCTACTCCAATATAATTAGTTACAAGATTGCATTCCTTTTTAGGAACACTAACGGACAAATAGATATACTGTTCATCAATTTCCACTTGATTCGCTTTTTCAAATTGTACATGGTATTGGAATACAAGCTTTAAGCATGGAATTTTGATAATCTTGGTATCATGGTTAACTTGAATACTTTGAGAAGGCACAGTTAACTTGACACTACTAACTCTTTTAAGCTTCTTGTTACTCGAATACTTTTTAAGAATCTGGTTAGATATAGCCGATTTCAATCCTATGTGCTTTACATCAGCAGATGAACGTGATTTTGTTTTGAGTGCATACATAGCCACAGCTCTGGCTTTTCTAAGTTCGTCTGAAAAATCACTATTATGCTGTATTTTGTATGTTAAAATCATTTGTTCTTCTGTTCCTCTATATATCGTTTAATAGTCTGTTCACTGATGTGTCCACACGATTCCACATAATAGCTACGTGTCCACAGTGTAGGCAATCTTGGTCTAAGGTAGGCTAAATTCGTCCCTTAATTCATGTGGTGTATATCCCTTCAACTGTTGTACTATCCAATGCGGACTTGCAGTCGGTGGTGCTTTAACAAACAAATGAACATGGTCTAGCATCACTTCCATCTTTTCAATGATTAGTCCAAGTTCGGTTGCTTTGAAATTCAACAATTCTTTTAATCGAAGTTCCACTTTACCAGTTAACACCTTTCGTCTGTACTTCGGACACCAAATGATGTAATATCCGATGTTATAGACAGTTGTATTGCTGTGAGTACATCTCGTACTAACCATTGCATAATTATACTCTTGCCAACTATATACCTATATCGATTATTTGAACAGGTGTACACCATTCATCCCATGACTAAAGTCATGGGCTTTCTGGCTACTTTTTATCGTAAGAAGAGCTATAATCTGTGAACTACCACTCAGCTAAAGAATGATTGATAGTTCACGCCATTTCTTCGAAGTATGGAACCATATCCGGGTGAAAGTCTTCATCCAAGAAATAATTTATGAATTTTCCATTTGGTTCTGCTACTAAGCACCCATATTCTTTTAGTTTTTGAACATGTGTACTAATAGTACTTCTTGCAAGTCCTAATTCTTCAGATATCTCTTTATTTGTGATACCAGGGTTTTCGTATATTAACCAGCATATCTTTTTACAAGTAACTCCCTGTAAGTAAGGTTCGATATCTCGAGAATACATGTTATTCAGTATATTATGGTCTTTTGGAAATAGACTAATGTAGTTCCCGTTTTTTAATAATACGATTTTTCCAGTTTCTTTAAGAACGCTTATATGGTATCGGATAGTTCCTCTTTTAAGACTTAAATCCCTTTTAACGGAATTAACAGTAATTCCAGGATTTCTTTCAATGAATTGAAGAATCTTCAGGCGATTATCATTATTTTCGTCTTTTATCCTTGCGATTAATACCGCAGCCATCTTCCAACCGAGTGCTAAGACAAGTGAACTAATTGTGACCAGTTGTAAAGAAAGTGGCAAATCCCAAAAAGTCATATTGGCATCTGCACCACTGTCATCATTGATCAAGTTT encodes:
- a CDS encoding DUF262 domain-containing HNH endonuclease family protein; its protein translation is MKTGASIEAKEYSVSKVFSSDYSFVIPNYQRPYSWKIDHVEALLDDISYFAFQDDQVEELKPYFLGSIVLIKKTERSNYEVIDGQQRLTTLTILLSVIREVLHDSEAQKVLTGLIYDKESFITGTKANYRLQLRRKDQDFFNQYIQRENGIKEIPQEVILSNSQTNIRENTAYLLKRLQDEYTEQKIEQLAAYIVQKCYFVVVSTPDEESAFRIFSVLNDRGMQLSNADILKAEIIGEIQGAKEQDVYSQKWEDQEEVIGREDFNNLFAYIRMIHLKTKPKETILKEIRDYVKPKDKPKDFIDNELIPYIQAFQDIKSSSFESSTHAETVNQYLRWLNQLDNNDWVPPALSYIAKWRKKDTKKIVDFLILLERLAFGIQVMRFDINRRIEKYGKILDAIEKEDENPEILKISLSLTPEEKIKIINGLDGEVYNTQFCKYLLLRIDENLSDGSAHYNYPILSIEHVLPQNPKLDSEWMRLFPSEEERKSLTNRLGNLVLLSRRKNSMAQNYDFEKKKTSYFTSGGVAPLPLTTTVIRTEKWTPDEIISRQKTYIDICIKIWNLST
- a CDS encoding winged helix-turn-helix transcriptional regulator, coding for MKRILLASIIIFFFFTSPCYCKDYVILTQPDPNLINDDSGADANMTFWDLPLSLQLVTISSLVLALGWKMAAVLIARIKDENNDNRLKILQFIERNPGITVNSVKRDLSLKRGTIRYHISVLKETGKIVLLKNGNYISLFPKDHNILNNMYSRDIEPYLQGVTCKKICWLIYENPGITNKEISEELGLARSTISTHVQKLKEYGCLVAEPNGKFINYFLDEDFHPDMVPYFEEMA
- a CDS encoding transposase, with the translated sequence MILTYKIQHNSDFSDELRKARAVAMYALKTKSRSSADVKHIGLKSAISNQILKKYSSNKKLKRVSSVKLTVPSQSIQVNHDTKIIKIPCLKLVFQYHVQFEKANQVEIDEQYIYLSVSVPKKECNLVTNYIGVDRNTTGHIAAVANPATGKVLKLGKMGLHVHNKYKHIRKDLQKKGKYKKVKQIKDRESRIVRDLNHKISNKIVKTAIAENSGIKLEDLTGIRRNNKHSKSFRYSLNSWSFYQLQMFIEYKAKLHGVDVVYIDPAYTSQTCSKCGCIGNREGKSFECPTCGHVENADINAAFNIAKSPYISQSTKERDLVEGSTDTPKIALVGTQLTIEPHQLLRWEYVRYSNSKF